Below is a genomic region from Aurantimonas sp. HBX-1.
TTGCGGAACACGACGACATCGCCGCGCTCGGGGGCCGAGCCGAGGATGCGGCCGTCGAACAGGTCCGGCGACAGCGGCATGGAATAGCGCGAGTAGCCGTAGCTCCATTTGGAGACGAACAGGTAGTCGCCGACCAGCAGCGTCGGCATCATCGAGCCGGACGGAATCGAGAACGGCTGGAACAGGAAGGTCCGGATCACCAGGGCGAGGATCAGCGCCTGGACGATGACCTTCACGGTCTCGCCGAAGCCGCCCTGTTCCCGCCGTTCGGCCTGCTCGACCATTTTTCGCCCTTCGTCGCCACTGCTCGCGGCCCCGCCGCATCGCGCCTTCTATCGGCTCGCCCCCATGGGGGCAATCCGCGCGCCGTTAAACTTCCCCGGCGCTCCGGCCGGCCGCCGCCGCAGCGCCCAGCCGGGTGACCGATGGGGGCTGGCGGCGGGCGAGGATGCGTCGGGCGCGATGCTTCTGGAAGCTGCGCGCCGCCGAATAGACGAGCCCGTAGCCGAGCGCCGCGCTGACAAGGCCGACCGGCAGCGATCCGACCAGCATCGGCTTCACGAAGGGCGCCCAGATCGAGGCGAAGTCCACGTGCACGAGGGCGGAGCCGATACCGCGCGGCGCCTCCCCGGTGATCGGCTCGGCGCGCAGGATGAACTGGCCGACCTCGTAGGTCAGCCCCCAGATGAACGGGAAGGTGACCGGGTTGCCGACCACCGTCCCGAGCGCGGCCGCCGCCATGTTGCCGGCAACGAGATAGGCGAGCGCGAAGGCCAGCAGGAAGTGGAAGCCGATGAACGGAGTGAAGGACGCGAAGACGCCGGCGGCGAAGCCTGCGGCGATGGCGTGCGGCGTCGCGTTGAGCCGCAGCACGCGCTTGCGGAAATATTCGAACGAGCGCGCGTAGGAGCGCCGCGGCCACACAAGCGTGCGGATCCTCGATGCGAGGTTCTGCGGCTGGCGACGCCTGAACAACATGGTGCTCACATTCCTCGTCTGTACGGCTGGCGGCCGGCAGGGACCCTACACCGGATGGCGCGAAGGGCAAGGCAAAGCGGCCGGTCTCGGGGGTCGTCGGCACCCGTACGTGTCGGCCTTGCCGCTATACGCCCCGGCCGGCGGAATTGCGGCGGTCGGAACGCGCCCGCGGCCGGCGACTCAGCCGTTGACGCGCACCACCTCGGAGACGCAGGGCTTGCCGCGCAGCTGCTTCAGCGTCCGGTTGAGGTGCTGGACGTCCCAGACTTCGAGCTCGAGCACCATCTTGGTGAAGTCGGTCGCCGTGGCGACCATCGACAGGTTGTGGATGTTGGCGTCGTTGGCGGCGATGGTCTCGGCGATCTCGGCGAGCGAGCCCGGCTCGTTCAGGGCGGAGATGGTGATCCGGGCTGGGAAGCGCGTCTTCAGCTCGGCGTCGATGTCCCAGCGCACGTCCACCCAGCGGTCCGGCTCCTCGTCGTAGGCGGTCAGCGCGGGCGACTGGATCGGATAGATGGTGATCCCCTGCCCCGGCTCGATGATGCCGACGATGCGGTCGCCCGGCACCGCCCCGTCCGGCCCGAAGCGGACAGGCATGTCGTCGCCGACGCCGCGGATCGGAATCGCCCCCGCCTCCTCCTTGCGGGCCTTCGACTTGGCCCGCCCGGGCACCCGGAAGATCATGCCGGCGGCGGTGCGCAGGTTGAACCAGCCTTCCTCCTCGCGGCGCGGCCGGCGGCGCGTGACGCGGCTGTCCTGGAAGTCGGGATAGGCGGCCTTGAGAACGTCCGAGGAATTCAGCTCGCCGCGCCCCACCGCCGCGAGCGCGTCCTCGACCTCGCGATGGCCGAGCTTGCCGAGCAGCGGCTTCAGCGTGTCGCGGGAGAAATGCTTGCCCTGCCGCGAGAAGGTGCGCTCCAGGATCTGCTGGCCGAGGCCGGAATACTGCCGGCGGATCGAGGCTCTGGCGGAGCGCCGGATCGCCGAGCGCGCCTTGCCGGTGACCGCGATGCTCTCCCAGGCCTGCGGCGGCGTCGCGCCCTTGGCCCTGATGATCTCCACCTCGTCGCCATTGGCGAGTTCGGTCACCACCGGCATGATCCGGCCGTCGATCTTGCAGCCGACGCAGGTGTCGCCGACGTCGGTGTGGACGGCATAGGCGAAGTCGATCGGCGTCGCGCCGCGCGGCAGCGCGATCAGCCGCCCCTTCGGGGTGAAGCAGAACACCTGGTCCTGGAACAGCTCGAGCTTGGTGTGCTCGAGGAATTCCTCGGAAGTGTCGCCCTCGGCTAGCAGCTGGATGGTGCGCCGCAGCCAGGCATAGGCGTTGGAGTCCTTAGACAGGTGCACCCGCGCCTCGGCCTCGCCACGATCCTTGTACAGCGAGTGCGCCGCGACGCCAAATTCGGCGATGTCGTGCATCAGGTGGGTGCGGATCTGCAGCTCGACGCGCTGCCGGGACGGCCCGACGATGGTGGTGTGGATCGAGCGGTAGTCGTTCTGCTTCGGCGTCGAGATGTAGTCCTTGAAGCGCCCGGGCACCATCGGCCACGTCCGGTGGACGATGCCGAGCGTGCGGTAGCACTCCTCCTCGGTATCGACGAGCACGCGGAAGCCGAAGATGTCGGATAGCTGCTCCAGCGACAGCGCCTTGCGCTGCATCTTCGAGAACACCGAATAGGGCTTCTTCTGCCGGCCGGTCACCTTCGCCTTGATGCCGCTTTCCGCCAGCAAGGCGGCGAGGTCCTGCTCGATGCTGGCGATGCGGTCGGCGTGGTGGGCGTTGAGCTCGGCCAGCCGCGCGGTGATCGTCTCGTAGGCCTCGATGTTGATGTAGCGGAAGGCGAGGTCTTCCAGCTCCTCGCGCATGTCCTGCATGCCCATGCGCCCGGCGAGCGGGGCGTAGATGTCCATGGTCTCCTGGGCGATGCGGGCGCGCTTCTCCGGCGCCATGTGGCCGAGCGTGCGCATGTTGTGCAGACGGTCGGCCAGCTTGACCAGCAGCACCCGCACGTCGTCGGCGATCGCCAGCAGCAGCTTGCGCAGGTTCTCGGCCTGCGCGGCGCGCTTGGAGACGAGGTCGAGCCGCTTAAGCTTGGTCAGACCCTCGACCAGGTGGCCGATGGTCGGCCCGAAGAGCTGGTCGATCTCCTTGCGGGTGGCGTCGGTGTCCTCGATCGTGTCGTGCAGCAGCGCGACGGCCACCGTCGCCTCGTCGAGATGCATCTCCGTCAGGATCGCCGCGACTTCCAGCGGATGCGAGAAATACGGGTCGCCGCTCGCACGCTTCTGCGTGCCATGCTTCTGCATGGCGTAGACATAGGCGCGATTGAGGAGCGCTTCGTCGAGGTCGGGCTTGTAGGCGGCGACCTTCTCGACGAGTTCGTATTGCCGCATCATTGACTTATGGAGACAATCTGCAAACGGAGAGGGGCGCCCCGCTGGATGCGGCGACGCCCCTCAATATAGGGTTGCCCGGGCCCGCACCGGAAGGGCCGGGCGGACAATCGGATCAAAAATCGTCGGTCTTCTCGGGCGGCACGAGGCCCTCGATGCCGGCGAGCAGTTCGTCTTCCGACATGTGGTCGAAGGTGACCGCGTCGTCGTCGCCCGCAGCACTCGCCGGGCTCGGCAGTTCGCCGGCGATGCCGCGCGGCTCGGACGACGGCGGCGCCGGCTCCGGCTCGTCGACCTCGACATGCTTCTGCAGCGAGTGGATCAGATCCTCCTTCAGATCGCCGGGCGACAGCGTCTCGTCGGCGATCTCGCGCAAGGCGACGACGGGGTTCTTGTCGTTGTCGCGATCGATCGTGATCTGCTGTCCCTGGGCGATCTGGCGCGCACGGTGGCTGGCCAGGAGAACCAGTTCGAAGCGGTTCTCGACCTTGTCGACGCAATCTTCTACGGTGACGCGGGCCATGCCTGTCTCCTGACTGAACGAAAAATCTCACAGATGAAGCTGCCGACATAGACTTTTCGGCGCTGCGGTACAAGCGTCCTCTGTCGCTTCCTGCGCGCCGGCTTCCGGTTGGCAAGCATTGGCGCCCGGACTATGGTCGCGCCGGTTGCGGCATCACGGGCGGCGGCACCCGCGCCCGGCGCCTCGATCGACAAATTTCACGCCTTCTGAAGAAAGCCTGCTGCGATGTTCGACGAGAGGGAAAAGATCGCGCTGTTCATCGACGGCGCGAATCTCTACGCGACGTCGCGGGGCCTCGGCTTCGACATCGACTATCGCCGCATGCTGGCGCATTTCCAGTCCCAGGGCTACGTCCTGCGCGCCTACTACTATACCGCCCTGGTCGAAGACAGCGAGTACTCCTCGATCCGGCCGCTGATCGACTGGCTCGACTACAACGGCTACCGGGTGGTCACCAAACCGGCGAAAGAGTTCACCGACTCGGCCGGCCGCCGCCGGATCAAGGGCAACATGGACATCGAGCTCGCGGTCGACGCGATGGAGCTCGCCGACACGGTCGACCATTTCGTGCTGTTCTCCGGCGACGGCGACTTCCGTTCGCTGGTCGAGGCGCTGCAGCGGCGCGGGCGCAAGGTCTCGGTGGTCTCGACCCTGCAGACCAACCCGCCGATGATCGCCGACGACCTGCGCCGCCAGGCCGACCATTTCGTCGAGCTGAGCACGCTGCGAACGGAGATCGGCCGCACCCCAGCCGAGCGCGAGGCGCGGCTGGCGCGCCGGGCCGAGGCCGTCGAGGCCGCCGAGACCGACGACGACTATTGAGCCCTCGCCTCGTACTCCCCGCGTCCATGCCCGGTCAGGCCGAGCCCGGCCGCGACTGCCCGCTCTGCCCGCGGCTGGTTGGCTTTCGCGAGGAGTGGCGGGCTCGCGAGCCGCTCTGGCACAACGCGCCGGTGCCGACGCTCCTGCCGGCCGGCGGCCACGACGCGGTGGAACTGCTGGTGGTGGGCCTCGCCCCGGGGCTGCGCGGCGCCAACCGCACCGGCCGGCCGTTCACCGGCGACTATGCGGGCGACCTGCTCTACGCGACGCTCGCGCGCTTCGGCTTCGCCAACGACCGCTTCGCCGCCCGCACCGACGACGGGCTGGAGCTGATGCGCACCGCGATCACCAATTCGGTGCGCTGCGTGCCGCCCGAGAACAAGCCGGTCGGCGCCGAGATCGCCACCTGCCGGCGGTTTCTCGATGCGACGCTCGCCGAACTGCCGAAGCTGCGCTGCATCGTGACGCTCGGCCGGATCGCCCATGACTCGACCGTCCGGACGCTGGGCGCGCGGCTCGCCAGCGCGCCTTTCGGCCACGCCGCCGCGCACGAGGTCGGCGGCCTCCAGCTGATATCGAGCTATCACTGCTCGCGCTACAACACCAATACCGGCCGCCTCACCGAGGCGATGTTCGTCGACGTGTTCGACAAGGTCGCGAGGTTTCTCGGGCCGCAGCCGACCTGAGGCTATTCGTCGCTCAGAGAGCGGCGGAGAGGAAGGCGACGACGTCCGCCGCGCTCCGGTCGGGCGGGAACACCGGGTAGAACACCTTGACGATCCGGCCGTCCTCGACGATCAGCGCCATACGCTTCAGATACAGCGTGCCGGCAAGATTGAACCACGGCAGGTCGAGCGCCTTGCGCAGGTCGCCGGCCTCGTCCGACAGCAGCGCAAACGGCAGGTGCAGGCGCGCTGCCGCCTCGGTCTGGTCGGCGAGCGGCTGCGCCGAGATGCCGTAGACGGCGTCCACACCCAGCGCTCGCAGTTCGGCATGGTGATCGCGAAAGCTGCAGCTCTGCGGGGTGCAGCCGCGGGCGCCGGGCAGCGCGTCCCAGCCATCCGGCAGCTTCACGCCGGGCTTGCCGGTCGCCGGATAGATGTAGAGGACGACACGGCCTTCGAGGCGGGACATATCCACCGTGCCGCCATTGCTGGCCGGCAGCACGAGGCTCGGCAACGGCATGCCGGCGAGATGGCCGGCCGCGCCGTCGTCGGCGGGCGGGGCAAGCCCGTCGGGCAACCTCAGATAGTCGGCCACCGTCGCCTCACCCCTCCTTCATGATCCGCTGCTTCTGGCGCGCCCAGTCGCGTTCCTTGATGGTCTGGCGCTTGTCCGGCGCGTTCTTACCCTTGGCTAGCGCCAGCAGGAGCTTGGCCCGGCCCTTGTCGTTGAAGTAGATCCGCAGCGGCACCAGCGTCATGCCGTCGCGCTGCACGGCGCCGGCGAGGCGGTTGAGCTGGGTGCGGTGCACCAGCAGCTTCCGCCGGCGCTTCGGCTCGTGGTTGAAGCGGTTCGCCTGCAGATATTCCGGCAGGTTGGAGTTGATCAGCCAGAGCTCGCCGCCCTCTTCCGTGGCGTAGGCCTCGGCGATCGAGGCCTTGCCGGCGCGCAGCGCCTTGACCTCGGTGCCGGAGAGCATGATGCCCGCCTCGAGCGTGTCGATGATCTCGTAATTGTAGCGGGCCTTGCGGTTCTCCGCCGCGACGTTCGAGCCCTCCGCCTTCTTCTTCGCCATCGATTTCCCCCGGGCGTGATGCCGCCCGTGCCTTTACCGCCCGCCGACCTGTCGTGATCGTCCTAAGATGCGATCGAACCGCCGGATTTCAATTGACCAGGCCGGCATGGCGCATGGCCGAGTCGATCGCCTGCTCGGTCTCCCGGTCGATCGGCACCAGCGGCGAGCGCAGACGGTTGGGGATCTTGCCGAGCTGCGACAGGGCGTACTTCACCCCGGTCGGGTTCGGCTCGATGAACAGCGCCTTGTGCAGCGGCATCAGCCGGTCCTGGACGGCGAGCGCCGCGGCGTAGTCGCCGGCTGCGCAGGCCGCCTGCAGGTCGGCGCAGAGCCGCGGCGCGACGTTCGCTGTGACCGAGATGCAGCCATGGCCGCCATGGGCGTTGAAGCCGAGCGCGGTGGAATCCTCGCCGGACAGCTGGACGAAGTCCTTGCCGCAGGTGGTGCGCTGCTCGGAAACCCGGTCGACCTTGGCGGTCGCGTCCTTGACGCCGACGATGTTGGAAAAGTCCGCGGCGAGCCGGCCCATCGTCTCCGGCGTCATGTCGATCACCGAGCGGCCGGGGATGTTGTAGATCAGGATCGGCAGCGACACCGCCTTCGCCACGGCGGCGTAGTGGGCGTAGAGCCCCTTCTGGTTCGGCTTGTTGTAATAGGGCGTGACGACCAGCAGCCCATCGGCGCCGGCCTTCTCGGCAAAGCGCGCGAGATCGATCGATTCGGCGGTGTTGTTGGAGCCGGCCCCGGCGATCACCGGCACGCGGCCCGCGGTCGTCTCGACGCAGAGCTCGACGACGCGCTTGTGCTCGTCATGGGTCAGAGTCGGGCTCTCGCCGGTGGTGCCGACCGGCACCACGCCCGAGGACCCCTCGGCGATCTGCCATTCGACAAAGGCCCGAAACGCCGCCTCGTCGAGCGAGCCGTCTTCGGCGAAGGGCGTGACCAGCGCCGGAATCGAACCCTTGAACATGCCCTGCCCCACTCCCACACTTGCTCGAAGGCGCCGCCCGTCAGGCTGGCGTCCGCTGCCGGCCGCGACGCGGCCCGATGACGCTCCCGGCATCCGTCCGGCAGCGCGGCACCTTAGAGAAGCGGCGATAGCGAAACAAGAACAGTCGGCTGCGCGTCGTCGGGCACCTCTCGACGGCACCCGGTAACGGGGCTTTAATCGCGCTCGTGAGAGATTTGCAAACCATTCCCGCCGGCGAGCGGGCCGGTTTTCTTGCCGGACGCCCCATGACGAGATTGTCCGAAAGGTTTGCCATGACCGCCAGACTTCATGCCCGCCGCCTGCTGCTCGGCGCGCTCGCGATCACCATGCTGCCCGGGCAAGCCATCGCCGAGAGTCTGTCGCTGCCGCTGCTCGGCCCGACGCCGATGGCGCGTCCCGGCGTCGCCGGCGGCGTGCCGCTGGCCGCCGCAGCTCCCGCCGCCGGCGCCGTCGACGTCGATCCCTGGCGCTTCGGCCGCACGGTGACGGCACCGACGCCCAATCCGGCCTTGCGCCCGGCGGCCAGCGCCGCGCTGCCGGCCAGTACCAGCGCCTACACCGCGTCGATCGCCGCCATGGCGCCCCGCGTCGGGGCGGTCAGCCCGATCCGCGGCGAGCTGAAGGACGGGCTGCAGGCGCTGTCCGACGGCAACCCGGCGAAGGCGCGCGGCATCCGCGAAGGCATGATGCCGGGCTCGCTCGACCGCGACATCCTGACCTGGGCGATCGCGCTGCGCGGCGGCAAGGGCGTGCCGGCCGCCGAGATCGCGCTCGCCGCCCGCCAGCTGCAGGGCTGGCCGGGCATGAAGACGCTGCGGGTCAACAGCGAGGAAGCGCTCTATCGCGAGGAACCGCCGGCAGGCGAGGTCATCGCCGCCTTCCAGGCGAGCCAGCCGGAGAGTCCGGAGGGCGCCATGGCGCTGGCGCGCGCCTATATCGCCGTCGGCGAGGTCGGCCGCGCCAGGCAGCTGATCGCCAAGGTCTGGCGCGAGGAACGGCTCGACGCCTCGACCGAGCGCATGGTGCTGAAGACCTTCGGGACGCTGCTCACCCGCGCCGATCACAAGTTCCGCATGGACAAGCTGCTCTATGCCCGCCGCGTCGGCGATGCCGGGCGCGTCGCCGAGCTCGCCGGCGCCAAGCAGCTCTATGCCGCCCGCGCCGCGGTCATCCGCGAGGAAGGCAATGCCGGCAAGCTGCTGGCCGCCGTGCCGCAGGCGCAGCGCGCCGATCCCGGCTACCAGCACGCGCTGGTCGAGCGCTACCGCAAGTCGTACAAGATCGACGAGGCCGCCGAGATCCTGATGCGCGCGCCGCGCGACGCGGCGGCGCTGGTCGATCCGGACGCCTGGTGGAACGACCGGCGCATCGTCGCCCGCGATCTCCTCGACCTCGGCAAGAACCAGCTCGCCTACCGGGTCGCCGCCACCCATTCGGCCGAAAGCGCGGTCGAGGCGGCGGAAGCCGAGTTCCACGCCGGCTGGATCGCGCTGCGCTTCCTGAACGACCCGCGCACCGCGTCGGCGCATTTCGCCCGGATCCTCGACTCCTCGAACCGGCCGCTGTCGGTGTCGCGCGGCTATTATTGGCTCGGCCGCGCCGCCGAGGCCGGCGGGCCGGGCAACGCCGGCACCTACTACGCAAGGGCCGCGCAGTTCGGCGCCACCTATTACGGCCAGCTCGCCGCGGCGCGGCTCGGCCGCCGGCCCGGCGCCATCGAGTTCCCGCGCGCCAGCGAAGCCGACCGGCAGCGCTTCGAGCAGCGCGAGGCGGTGCGGGCGATCCGGCGGCTCGAGCAGATCGGCTCGAACTGGCGCGCCGACGGCCTCTACCGTTCGCTGGCCGACGAGCTGACCAGCCCGGGCGAGCTGGCGCTGCTCTCGGTGATGGCCGAGCGGCGCGGCGACCATCATCTCGTCCTGCAGGTCGGCAAGCAGGCCTACTGGCGCGGCATCGACGCGCCGGCCCTCGCCTTCCCGGTCGGCGTCATCCCGGCAAGCGCCAACATCTCCGCCTCCGGCAAGGCGCTGGCTTACGCCATCGCCCGCCAGGAGAGCGCCTTCAACCCGGCGGCGAAGTCCCCGGCCGGCGCGCTCGGCCTGCTGCAGCTGATGCCCGGCACCGCCAAGGCGGTCGCGGCCCGGACCGGCGTCGGCTATTCGCCGGCGCGGCTCACCAGCGATCCCGGCTACAACGCCGCGCTTGGCGCGCATTTCCTCGGCGAGCAGATCGCCGCCTTCGACGGCTCCTACGTGCTGACCTTCGTCGCCTACAATGCCGGTCCGCGCCGGGCGCGGGAATGGATCGAGCGCTTCGGCGACCCGCGCGGCAAGTCGCTGGACCAGGTCATCGACTGGGTCGAGCGCATCCCGTTCAGCGAGACCCGCGGCTACGTGCAGCGGGTGATGGAGAACTACCAGGTCTACAAGATGCGGCTCGGCGCCGGCTTCGACATCGAAAAGGACCTCCGCCTCGGCCGCACCGGCTGAGGCTGGGCGGACGCGGCACCTGCGCACCGACACCGCCGCTTCGTGGGAGGAATATCCCCATCAGCCGGCGGGGCGGACCGCACTGGATCCTCGGGACGGGGCCCGAGGATGACGGCCGCGGGTGGAACCAGGCATATTCTCGTCGAAGATCGGACCAGGCGCGTCCTGCGAGTGTCGTCGTCGACGACCGCCCACGACGCGTCGCTCGCCGCCTCCGCCCGTGTGAACGTCACGCCCAGGCACCGTCGGCGGCTGGCCGGCTCACCCACCCGGCGTCATCCTCGGGCCCCGTCCCGAGGATCCAGTCCCGCCGGTCGACGCCCATCCTGCAAGAGGCGACCTTCCCATCTCCCCGACCACCAAGCCGGCCACGGGGGGTCCCGGGTCAAGCCCGGGGATGACGCAGGGAGAGAGGGAGCCGCGAACCTGCTTCGCTTCGCGGGCGGCCACCGTCGCACGGTCGGCCAAGTCACGACATCGGCAATGGACCCGTCCACCAACAGTGGCGTCATCCCCGGGCGTGACCCGGGGACCCATTCCTCCGCGCCAAAACTGCCGCTTCGTGGGAGGAAGATCCCATCATACGGTGGGGGGCGGACCGCGCTGGATCCTCGGGACGGGGCCCGAGGATGACGGCCGCGGGTGGAAGCAGGCATATTCTCGTCGAAGATTGGACCAGGCGCGTCGTGCGCGTTCTCGTCGAAGTTTGGACCGGGCGCGTCCTGCGGCTCGTCGTCGACGACCGCCCATAGCGCCCGCCGCCACCGCCCGTGTGAGCGTAACGCCCTAGCACCGTCGCTGACTCGCCGGCTCACCCACCCGGCGTCATCCTCGGGCCCCGTCCCGAGCCCATTCATCCGCCTCGACGCAGCCGCTTCGTGGGAGGAATATCCCCCATCAGCCGGTGCGGGCGGACCGTACTGGATCCTCGGGACGGGGCCCGAGGATGACGGCCGCGGGTGGAACCAGGCATGTTCTCGTCGAAGTTCGGACCGGGCGCGTCCTGCGGCTCGTCGTCGACGATCGCCCATAGCGCGCGTCGCCCGCCGCCACCGCCCGTGTGAGCGTCACGCCCAGGCACCGTCGCCGACGGCCGCCCCTCTCCCGGCGTCATCCTCGGGCTCCGTCCCGAGGATCCAGTCCCGCCGGCTGGCGCCGCTTCCTGCAAAAAGCGACCTTCCCCTCCGCCGCCTCAACCGCAGCGCCCCTACACCGGCGTGCGCGGCGTGGCGCGGTCGTCGACCAGGGCCTGCGCCTGCTCGACCCAGCGCTCGCGCGCCACGCGGCCGGGGAAGCCGCTCCTCGCCTCGAACCAGTGGGCTTCGCCGGCGCTCCAGCGGGCGATCTGGTCGTAATGATAGATACCGTTCTCGAACAGCAGGCGCTCGAGGCTCGGGCCGATGCCGTCGATGCGGGTGAGGTCGTCCGGCGTGCCGGCGCGCGGCGCCTCGAGCCGGGCGGGCTCGCGCGCCACGATCTCCTCGGCGAGCCGCGCCTCGCCGGAGCCGCCGGGCTGGGACCCACCGGCCCCGCCGGCGACGGGCGGCTCCTCGGTATCCACGACCGGGACCGTGGCGGCGGCGCCAGCGATCCGGAAGACCGCCCGCCCGGCAACTGCGTCACCGGCGGCTCCCGCCCCCTCGCCTGCCGGACCGGCGCCGTTCGAAACGGGGCTCGGCGCGGGCCGCGGCGGCGAGCCGAGCCGGCGGTAGTCGAGCGTGCGGAAATCCCTGTCGAAGGGTGCCGCCCGGTGCTTGGCCACCAGCGGGTCCTCGGGCAGATGCGTGCGCTGCTCGCGCTTCGGCGTCGGGCCGCTCGGGTCCGGCCCGGCCAGCCGGCGGCGTGGCGCGGCGGGCGCCGGCGCCGGCGGGACGCTTTCGCCCGGCAGGCTCGGCATCAGGTCGGGCACGCGCTCGCTGCTGCGGCCGCGGATGACCTCCGCCGACACGAAGCTGCCGCCGAAATGCGAGAACTGCGCGTTCTGCAGCGGCGGTGACGGCTTCTGCGCCTCGGGATCGCGGGCCTGCCAGCTCGAATGCCGGCGCGCGCGCCGCTCCTTCTCGCGC
It encodes:
- a CDS encoding DUF2062 domain-containing protein; amino-acid sequence: MLFRRRQPQNLASRIRTLVWPRRSYARSFEYFRKRVLRLNATPHAIAAGFAAGVFASFTPFIGFHFLLAFALAYLVAGNMAAAALGTVVGNPVTFPFIWGLTYEVGQFILRAEPITGEAPRGIGSALVHVDFASIWAPFVKPMLVGSLPVGLVSAALGYGLVYSAARSFQKHRARRILARRQPPSVTRLGAAAAAGRSAGEV
- a CDS encoding bifunctional (p)ppGpp synthetase/guanosine-3',5'-bis(diphosphate) 3'-pyrophosphohydrolase, producing the protein MMRQYELVEKVAAYKPDLDEALLNRAYVYAMQKHGTQKRASGDPYFSHPLEVAAILTEMHLDEATVAVALLHDTIEDTDATRKEIDQLFGPTIGHLVEGLTKLKRLDLVSKRAAQAENLRKLLLAIADDVRVLLVKLADRLHNMRTLGHMAPEKRARIAQETMDIYAPLAGRMGMQDMREELEDLAFRYINIEAYETITARLAELNAHHADRIASIEQDLAALLAESGIKAKVTGRQKKPYSVFSKMQRKALSLEQLSDIFGFRVLVDTEEECYRTLGIVHRTWPMVPGRFKDYISTPKQNDYRSIHTTIVGPSRQRVELQIRTHLMHDIAEFGVAAHSLYKDRGEAEARVHLSKDSNAYAWLRRTIQLLAEGDTSEEFLEHTKLELFQDQVFCFTPKGRLIALPRGATPIDFAYAVHTDVGDTCVGCKIDGRIMPVVTELANGDEVEIIRAKGATPPQAWESIAVTGKARSAIRRSARASIRRQYSGLGQQILERTFSRQGKHFSRDTLKPLLGKLGHREVEDALAAVGRGELNSSDVLKAAYPDFQDSRVTRRRPRREEEGWFNLRTAAGMIFRVPGRAKSKARKEEAGAIPIRGVGDDMPVRFGPDGAVPGDRIVGIIEPGQGITIYPIQSPALTAYDEEPDRWVDVRWDIDAELKTRFPARITISALNEPGSLAEIAETIAANDANIHNLSMVATATDFTKMVLELEVWDVQHLNRTLKQLRGKPCVSEVVRVNG
- the rpoZ gene encoding DNA-directed RNA polymerase subunit omega, coding for MARVTVEDCVDKVENRFELVLLASHRARQIAQGQQITIDRDNDKNPVVALREIADETLSPGDLKEDLIHSLQKHVEVDEPEPAPPSSEPRGIAGELPSPASAAGDDDAVTFDHMSEDELLAGIEGLVPPEKTDDF
- a CDS encoding NYN domain-containing protein, encoding MFDEREKIALFIDGANLYATSRGLGFDIDYRRMLAHFQSQGYVLRAYYYTALVEDSEYSSIRPLIDWLDYNGYRVVTKPAKEFTDSAGRRRIKGNMDIELAVDAMELADTVDHFVLFSGDGDFRSLVEALQRRGRKVSVVSTLQTNPPMIADDLRRQADHFVELSTLRTEIGRTPAEREARLARRAEAVEAAETDDDY
- a CDS encoding uracil-DNA glycosylase; this translates as MPGQAEPGRDCPLCPRLVGFREEWRAREPLWHNAPVPTLLPAGGHDAVELLVVGLAPGLRGANRTGRPFTGDYAGDLLYATLARFGFANDRFAARTDDGLELMRTAITNSVRCVPPENKPVGAEIATCRRFLDATLAELPKLRCIVTLGRIAHDSTVRTLGARLASAPFGHAAAHEVGGLQLISSYHCSRYNTNTGRLTEAMFVDVFDKVARFLGPQPT
- a CDS encoding peroxiredoxin yields the protein MADYLRLPDGLAPPADDGAAGHLAGMPLPSLVLPASNGGTVDMSRLEGRVVLYIYPATGKPGVKLPDGWDALPGARGCTPQSCSFRDHHAELRALGVDAVYGISAQPLADQTEAAARLHLPFALLSDEAGDLRKALDLPWFNLAGTLYLKRMALIVEDGRIVKVFYPVFPPDRSAADVVAFLSAAL
- the smpB gene encoding SsrA-binding protein SmpB, with the translated sequence MAKKKAEGSNVAAENRKARYNYEIIDTLEAGIMLSGTEVKALRAGKASIAEAYATEEGGELWLINSNLPEYLQANRFNHEPKRRRKLLVHRTQLNRLAGAVQRDGMTLVPLRIYFNDKGRAKLLLALAKGKNAPDKRQTIKERDWARQKQRIMKEG
- the dapA gene encoding 4-hydroxy-tetrahydrodipicolinate synthase; the protein is MFKGSIPALVTPFAEDGSLDEAAFRAFVEWQIAEGSSGVVPVGTTGESPTLTHDEHKRVVELCVETTAGRVPVIAGAGSNNTAESIDLARFAEKAGADGLLVVTPYYNKPNQKGLYAHYAAVAKAVSLPILIYNIPGRSVIDMTPETMGRLAADFSNIVGVKDATAKVDRVSEQRTTCGKDFVQLSGEDSTALGFNAHGGHGCISVTANVAPRLCADLQAACAAGDYAAALAVQDRLMPLHKALFIEPNPTGVKYALSQLGKIPNRLRSPLVPIDRETEQAIDSAMRHAGLVN
- a CDS encoding transglycosylase SLT domain-containing protein — encoded protein: MTARLHARRLLLGALAITMLPGQAIAESLSLPLLGPTPMARPGVAGGVPLAAAAPAAGAVDVDPWRFGRTVTAPTPNPALRPAASAALPASTSAYTASIAAMAPRVGAVSPIRGELKDGLQALSDGNPAKARGIREGMMPGSLDRDILTWAIALRGGKGVPAAEIALAARQLQGWPGMKTLRVNSEEALYREEPPAGEVIAAFQASQPESPEGAMALARAYIAVGEVGRARQLIAKVWREERLDASTERMVLKTFGTLLTRADHKFRMDKLLYARRVGDAGRVAELAGAKQLYAARAAVIREEGNAGKLLAAVPQAQRADPGYQHALVERYRKSYKIDEAAEILMRAPRDAAALVDPDAWWNDRRIVARDLLDLGKNQLAYRVAATHSAESAVEAAEAEFHAGWIALRFLNDPRTASAHFARILDSSNRPLSVSRGYYWLGRAAEAGGPGNAGTYYARAAQFGATYYGQLAAARLGRRPGAIEFPRASEADRQRFEQREAVRAIRRLEQIGSNWRADGLYRSLADELTSPGELALLSVMAERRGDHHLVLQVGKQAYWRGIDAPALAFPVGVIPASANISASGKALAYAIARQESAFNPAAKSPAGALGLLQLMPGTAKAVAARTGVGYSPARLTSDPGYNAALGAHFLGEQIAAFDGSYVLTFVAYNAGPRRAREWIERFGDPRGKSLDQVIDWVERIPFSETRGYVQRVMENYQVYKMRLGAGFDIEKDLRLGRTG